The Cryobacterium sp. SO1 genomic sequence ATGGTGCTGATCACGGCGCCGATTTTGGGGGAGAGGCCCAGCAGTACCGCGGTGATGCCGGCCACCCAGTATGCGGCTGTCGAGTAGATGCGGGTGGCGGCCATCACGCCGATGTTCTCGCCGTAGGTGGTGGTGCCCGAGCCGCCGCCGAAGCCGGCCAGCACCGTGGCGAGGCCGTCGGCGAGCAGCGCCCGCCCGGTGAGCCGGTTGACCGAGCTGTCGGTCATTTGCGCGACACCGCGGATGTGGCCGACGTTCTCGGCGATCAGGACCAGCACCACGGGCAGGAAGGCCGGCAGGATCGCCCACACGGCGGGGTTCTCGAACGGGTTCGTCGGCAGGGTGAGCGGCGGCAGCCCGACCCAGGCGGCGTCGGCGACGGCGTCGAATGTGACCTCACCCTGGATGACCGCGGCGATGTAGCCGACGATGACGCCCAGGAAGATCGAGAGCCGGCCGAGGATGCCGCGGAACAGCACGGTGGAGAGGATCACGGCGGCGAGGGTGATCACGGCGGTCAGCGGCGCTTCGGTGAAGTTGTTCTTGGCCACCGGCGCCAGGTTGAAGCCGATCAGCGCGACAATCGCGCCGGACACGACGGGCGGCATCAGCGCGTCGATCCAGCCGGCCCCGGTGACCTGCACGACGGCGCCCACAATGGCCAGCAGCAGACCGACGGCCAGGATGCCGAACAGGGCGCTACCCATGCCCGCCGTGGCGGTCGCGGCGGTGATCGGTGCGATGAACGCGAACGACGACCCCAGGTACGAGGGCAGCTTGTTGCGGGTGATCAGCAGGAACAGGATCGTGCCGATACCGGAGAACAGGATGGTGGTGCTCGGCGGGAAGCCCGTGATCAGTGGTACCAGGAAGGTGGCACCGAACATCGCGACGACGTGCTGGGCGCCGATGCCGATCGTGAGGGGCCAGTTGAGGCGTTCCCCCGGGGCCACGACATCGGTCGGGCCGACGGTCTTGCCGTCGCCGTGCAGGGTCCAGGGCAGTGCCATCGGTGTCTCGTTTCTGTGGAAGCCGCGCGGCCGGATACAACACTCGGCCCTAGCTGAGCGTAGTGCTCCGCCGACAGGGCCATCGAGTTTGCCTCGGGGTCAGCCGACCGGATTAGGATCAGCCCATGACTTCGCCCACTCGCGCCCGCCCCCTCGATCCGCTCGAGGTTCGGGTGTCGGGCGGCCTGGTGCGCGGCGTCAGCGAACGAGGCATCCGCGCCTGGCGCGGCATCCCGTACGCGGCCGCCCCGGTGGGACCGTTGCGCTTCCGCGCCCCGGCACCCGCCCTGCCCTGGCCGGGCGTGCGCGACGCGGCCCAGTTCGGCCCGGTCGCCACCCAGAGCCACCGTGGCCAGTTCATCGGCGCCCACCCGCGCATCCCGCAGAGCGAGGACTGCCTGTCCCTGAACGTGGTCGCCCCGGATGCCCCGATAGACGACGGCGCGCTCCGCCCCGTGATGGTCTTCGTGCACGGCGGCGCCTACAGCGTGGGGTCCTCACGCGAGAACCCCCGGCAGGGCGAGGGTC encodes the following:
- a CDS encoding uracil-xanthine permease family protein; the protein is MALPWTLHGDGKTVGPTDVVAPGERLNWPLTIGIGAQHVVAMFGATFLVPLITGFPPSTTILFSGIGTILFLLITRNKLPSYLGSSFAFIAPITAATATAGMGSALFGILAVGLLLAIVGAVVQVTGAGWIDALMPPVVSGAIVALIGFNLAPVAKNNFTEAPLTAVITLAAVILSTVLFRGILGRLSIFLGVIVGYIAAVIQGEVTFDAVADAAWVGLPPLTLPTNPFENPAVWAILPAFLPVVLVLIAENVGHIRGVAQMTDSSVNRLTGRALLADGLATVLAGFGGGSGTTTYGENIGVMAATRIYSTAAYWVAGITAVLLGLSPKIGAVISTIPAGVLGGVTTALYGLIGIIGVKIWLDNKVDFSKPVNQFTAATALIIGIADYTFSAGTLTFNGIALGTVAAIVIYHLMTWVTRLRRTA